A segment of the Arcobacter sp. CECT 8983 genome:
TCAACATCAGTAGTACCAGCTTTTTCAACAGCTTTTACCCAAAGGTTAAATCCAATATAAGTAGCTTCCATAGGGTCATTGGTAACTCTTTTATCATCTTTGATATATTTTTTCCACGAATCAATAAAATCATAGTTTAAATCAGAGTCTGCACTTTGGAAATAGTTCCATGCTGCAAGGTGACCAACAAGTGGTTTTGTATCAATACCTGATAACTCCTCTTCCCCTACTGAGAATGCAACAACAGGAATATTTTCTGCACTAATACCTTGATTTGCTAACTCTTTATAAAATGGAACATTTGCATCACCATTGATTGTAGAAACAACTGCTGTTTTAGCCCCAGTTGAACCAAATTTTTTAATATCACTTACAATACTTTGCCAATCAGAATGACCAAATGGAGTATAGTTAATCATAATATCAGAAGCTTTTACGCCTTTTGCTTTTAAATATGATTCTAAGATTTTGTTTGTTGTTCTTGGATATACGTAGTCAGTCCCTGCTAAAACCCATCTTTTAACACCAACTTCATTCATTAAGTAATCAACTGCTGGAATAGCTTGTTGATTTGGCGCCGCACCTGTATAGAATACATTTTTAGATGACTCTTCCCCTTCATATTGTACAGGATAAAAAAGAAGTCCATTTAACTCTTCAACAACAGGAAGAACAGATTTTCTAGAAACAGAAGTCCAACAACCAAAAGTTACATCAACTTTATCTTTAGTTAGTAATCCTCTCATTTTTTCAGCAAACAGTGGCCAGTTTGAAGCAGGATCAACTACTACAGGTTCAAGCTTTTTCCCTAGAACTCCACCTTTTTTGTTTTGTTCTTCAATAAGCATTAAAA
Coding sequences within it:
- the urtA gene encoding urea ABC transporter substrate-binding protein; this encodes MKKLFAKSLSIAALVAMTSLAQAADTIKVGVLHSLSGTMAISETTLKDTVLMLIEEQNKKGGVLGKKLEPVVVDPASNWPLFAEKMRGLLTKDKVDVTFGCWTSVSRKSVLPVVEELNGLLFYPVQYEGEESSKNVFYTGAAPNQQAIPAVDYLMNEVGVKRWVLAGTDYVYPRTTNKILESYLKAKGVKASDIMINYTPFGHSDWQSIVSDIKKFGSTGAKTAVVSTINGDANVPFYKELANQGISAENIPVVAFSVGEEELSGIDTKPLVGHLAAWNYFQSADSDLNYDFIDSWKKYIKDDKRVTNDPMEATYIGFNLWVKAVEKAGTTDVDKVSKAIIGLEVPNLTGGTAKMLKNHHLTKPVLIGEIQEDGQFETVYSTDGEVAGDAWSDFLPSSKDVIADWTDPINCGNYNTKTKQCSGQNY